Genomic DNA from Calonectris borealis chromosome 4, bCalBor7.hap1.2, whole genome shotgun sequence:
TATGCTAAGAGTACTTCTATTCGTGAGGACTTACccccactggggaaaaaaaaaacaaccttctttCCACCTTTATGCAACTAACGTATTTACCACTGCCAATGGTGGTAAAGGAGTCAAGTGCCATTACACCCGTTTAAGAGCCATGCAAACAAATTCAGACACCTTCAAGCACGTAAGCAAATCTTTGTGCGTCTGACAAGCTCTGTGCCGCTGCAGGTTGAATGAGGAGACGCCAACAAGAGTTTGCACCGGGACATCCCACCGGTGCCGATGCGGTACCCGGCCGCGGGAAGCCCGGTGTGGTCTGGAGCTGCGATAGATGCCTGTATGTGCATACGAATAAACCATACGTCCGTACATACACACGTTTATTTATATATCCGTATGCATATTTACACACGCCTTCTAAGCAAAGCTCGCTGCCGATGCTTCAGCAGGGCGGGACGGCCGCCGAGGCGCCGGCCCCTCTCgggagccccgctgccccgggcggaggggccgcccgcccccggccccggcccgccgggaCACTCACTGTGAGGGTCGCTCTTCTCCCGGACGCCGTCCACCCTGCCGTCGGGGTTGATGCGCAGGAAGAAGCCGCCGTTCTTGCAGTAGAGCCGCTTGGGGTCCTTGAAGTGCCCGGGGGGGAAGGCGCCGCTGCCCCCGTCGtcgggcagcgccggcagcgtGGTGatgctccccgccgccgccgccgccatgcgcCGGGCCCCGGCggtgccccgccgccccgggcccccaccgccccccgccgccagcgGCGGGCGGCCTCGCCCCCTGCCGCGGCCGTCCAGCCTCGCCTCGCTGCCGCCCGCCCCAAGCCCTGCCCGGCCGACCCCGCTGCCCGGCGCGGCCGAGGGTCCCGTCCcgtcctgtcccgtcccgtccGCGGGAGCTGCGCAACGGCGCTGCCGGCCGGCGGGAGGAGGGCGGGCAGGGAGAGCCGAGCacgccggggccgggctccccggCGGCAccgggctgcccccgccgccgccccgcccccgacCGCCCCCGCTGCGCGCCGGGGGCCGCTCCctgcggccgcggccggcggggcagcgggcgggggaGGCGGTCGCGGAGCCGCTCTTGCTTCCCCGGCGCGGCCTgaggggcagagcggggccgggtggccccggggcggggggcacgacGAGCCCCGTGCGGCGCGGCGGCAGgtcccgggagcggggcgggggaaCCGCAGCCTGAATGGCGGGGCTTCGTTCCCCGAGAGCGCGGCACTGCTGCGCATCGGTCCCGCCGCCGGCCGTTCCGGCTGCGCTGGAAACGTGCTGCAGCAAACGGGCCAGATTCAAGGTCGGACATCTTCTCCTCTggctttataaagaaaataactgGAGAGTTACTGTAAACCAGAAGAAGTTATGTGGCCTCTGTATCGTATTACATCGTTTAAATCGCAATATAATAAAACATCTGTTGACTTATTAAAATCCACGTGGCAACCATTTCACTTCTGTGCATTTACCGGAGAGAAACTAGTTCTGCTCCCATTCATCAGTAGCAAACTGATCAACTGGCGTCTACAAAGGGCAACAGGAGAAAAATCTGGCACCAGCCTTCTAACGACACTACTagtatttctaaaatacataGTTTATAAAGCGTATAGACCCATCAAATACATTTTGTGTTTGAGGCTGAGACAAAACAGGATGAAGAGGTTTGTTTCCAAACCCATGCTTTGTGCCCCAAATCTCCTGTCTAGCAGCAGGCTGTTCACGCCTATACCTTGGGAAGCTCTCTGACTTCAAAGGCAGCACAAGCAGCCCCGCACAATCTCAACCGGGAGCTAACATCGGTCTTTTCATTTCACAGAGCCAACATACAGCAACCTGTATGAAGAAGTAAACGCCAAAGCAAGACACACTGTCCAGCATAAgcaatttgtaatattttttttgctAGCATGTACATAAAGGAATTTTGTTGCCAGTCAACTTCTCTTCCCAAATCAGACCCCTTGCAAGCCATAAATTGTAATTCTTTACCAGAATCCGTGACAATTACACTGCTTCCCACACCCTCACTCCAGAGGCTTAATTATGATGAATGGAGCAGGCAGAGCACGGCGTGGCCCGGCCCAGGGCAGGCACAGGTTCACCCCCCTGTCAGCCAGCCACCCCCTCGCAGCACTGCGGGCATGGCCAAGCGTGACATGCTTGCCGTCATTCTCCACGCATGGGGATTTCAGCCCTGTCGCTCATGAGCATCCCCCCCTCTCCTTACGTTCTCCAGCTCTCACTTCTGGCCGCCCGCCCACTTACAACACTTTCTGTTATTTCTCCTGGAAATCCCACTGTTACCGCTGTACCTGAGACTTTTGGACAGTCACAGCCCACAGTGAAGACCTTCCTCATTTCCTCTTGGTCGTCTTCTGCAGCAGAAGCTGCGTTCAGGGTGTTTTGTGTCCTTGCACTACAGAGTCCTCCAAAGTCCTTGCCTCTTTTTTGGAAAGTAGATGAAGGTAGATTCAGAAAGATGAAGGGAAGGGATGAAAACATCATTCTTAAACttgtaaagttttaaaaaaaaaaaaaaaaaaaacaaaaaaaaaaccaaaaaaaccaaccccaaaaaaacccccacaaaaaccaaaaaacttttctAAAGACTAAACATCCATAGTTTCACTCAAGCATTTCTGTAACTGTCTTCCTTGCACAACAGCAGGCCATTCACAGCTCTCACATATCAAACCTTGAGCACTGCCCTGGGAAATCACATTTCAGCATCGCATAGGTCAGTGCTCCATCTTCTGGGAAGAGGGACACGGCCGGCAGGGCAGGAGCAAGCCCCTGTACCCCGGGAGCACCCCGCAGGAGCGCAGCCTTGGCCGGCTGGAAGCCCTACCACCAAGCTGCCAGCAGCTTAAACACCATGTTTCCCAGGATGGGGCCCTGATATTTCTGAGAGTGTTCTGAGCCCTGGCGCCCCATGATGGGGCCCAACCCAGTGGTGGCGGGGTGGGTAAGGTAATCGGCTCAAATTCCTTATCAAATGATCCTTTTAAAAACTTGTGCAGCTGTTAATTGGCTACCAATAAAGTTATGGGGCTTGAGAGCTCTTTAGAAGCTTGTCATTGGGGCTTATATCTGTGGGGCCTAGAAATAAAAGACAACAGAGCTAAAATGAAAGGTCATATTCCCCGTATCTACACTCACCTCAAGATctgccaattttctttttttttttcttttttttttttcttttttttttctttttttttttttttttttttgacattttcctttctttcgtCAAACGGAAAACAtaccagtttttattttctccattctACTTTCTTCTGGACTCCAACCTCTTAATATGGTCATTAATATTCCTCTTAACGTTGGCTAAAGCAATTTTGGCAgtagcattttcctttcttgtggCCCCGACCACGTTATCCCTACCACCACCCTTCCTTAACTCAGATCTTGCGCACAATTACACCCATACAGCTACTTCTCCTCCACCCAAATCATTAATTATCCCTGCTTCCAACCCCCTTCATAAGCCTTCTCTTGGCCTGCTTAAAGCATACTCCATGTTAAAATGCCTTAAATCCTACCTTccttctactttaaaaataaatcttacagACCTATTCTCTAACCTGTTCCATTTATCTAAATTAGCTacctttttgtgtttgtcttgtaTTGTAATCAGCTAGATTTTTTAATAGCTTACCTCTTAGAGAGAAAAACCAGTTTGATCCAGTGCTGCTTTCATACTTGGGGGTCACATTGAACACAAGGCACTTCATAAACAAGACAGACACCCCATTACAACGGTAGATAACTGTGGGCCATCTGTATATCCAAATATTGCCTTTATTTGATATATAATACTTAAATTTCTGGAGACCCCGGaacacctaaggaaaaaaaaaaaaccaaacacaaccaaACCTAAATTATATTGTTAGTCCGGTTAcagaaaaaccttgaaaaatgcAAGAGTAGTTTTTGAGGTATTTCAAATTAGGAGTAACAAACTCCATCAGCTccatcagtttttaatttttaatccaaAGTGCAAGAATCCAGTCTACAATTTTCTCAGACTTTCCAGCGCTTACTACTACAAATCCTGCCATATGACAACCCCTGAAAATTTTAATCTCCTTTCATGGAAGCTGCTTTTAGAGGAGTTTCAGCCTTGAAACACAGTCTTTGACAATTTGCTAGGACTACGTCTCCACAGTGTGTTTGGTCACACAGGTGAAGATGGTGTTGAAAGGCTTGCTAAATTAATCTGCAGAAGACCTGGTTtactataaaattaaaacaaaacaaaaaaagctctcACTTTTGAAAAGCAGTTAAAACGACAGGAAAGCAAAGACAGACAGGAACACCTCGGCTCATCCATCTTCCCACCACATCAGCAGGTGGTTTGTATCAACACGGCAGTGGGAAATGCTTCCATTAGAAATATTAACATCAGCCCCAGGCCTCCAGTCTATCACAGCACTTCTTGATTCTCTGGGTTTCTTGGCTTCCCAATCCCTCTCTTTGGTGCATATCCAAGTAACGATTAGCCAAAAAGAGATGGATAAGCTGTGTCTGTTTTGAAGTTTTTCCTGTGTTGTCTAGCGCTCAGCTAGCAGTGGAAAATCCATCCCTCACTTCACCAGCACGTATCAATGCTGAATGCCTCCCGCTAAATTCTCAGACATTCACTTGTCAAAGGCAACGTCCTCCGCAGAGTTCGACACTTGTGGCCAAATTTTCTGTAAGTGCCTTTGACTTCAGCATTACGCTAGTACACTGTCTGGCCTTGCTTTATAGGAACGCAGGAGCTGCCAGACTGCCGGTAACACCCCACCGGGGAGTGCCAGGTCTCGGTCGGAGATGGAA
This window encodes:
- the FGF2 gene encoding LOW QUALITY PROTEIN: fibroblast growth factor 2 (The sequence of the model RefSeq protein was modified relative to this genomic sequence to represent the inferred CDS: inserted 1 base in 1 codon; deleted 2 bases in 1 codon) codes for the protein MSDLESGPFAAARFQRSRNGRRRDRCAAVPRSRGTKPRHSGCGSPAPLPGPAAAPHGARRAPXPRGHPAPLCPSGRAGEARAAPRPPPPPAAPPAAAAGSGPRRAAGAVGGGAAAGAARCRRGARPRRARLSLPALLPPAGSAVAQLPRTGRDRTGRDPRPPGSGVGRAGLGAGGSEARLDGRGRGRGRPPLAAGGGGGPGRRGTAGARRMAAAAAGSITTLPALPDDGGSGAFPPGHFKDPKRLYCKNGGFFLRINPDGRVDGVREKSDPHIKLQLQAEERGVVSIKGVSANRFLAMKEDGRLLALKCATEECFFFERLESNNYNTYRSRKYSDWYVALKRTGQYKPGPKTGPGQKAILFLPMSAKS